A region of Bacteroidota bacterium DNA encodes the following proteins:
- the narH gene encoding nitrate reductase subunit beta yields the protein MNIRSQISMVFHLDKCIGCHTCSVACKNIWTDRRGAEYMWWNNVETKPGTGYPTKWEDQDIYKGGWVKNGNSVSLKGAGKLKGLKNIFHNPHMPVLEDYYIPWAYKYEDLFEAPAGNDQPTARAVSLITGKPIEIQSGPNWDDDLGGSPDYARHDVNFNALTDAEQESMFQLEQMTMHYLPRICNHCLNPACVGSCPSGALYKRGEDGVVLINQERCRAWRMCVTACPYKKSYYNWHTGKSEKCILCYPRLESGQAPACMHSCVGRIRYLGVLLYDADRIEQVASCDEKDLVDTQLGIYLDPFDPEVIREARKNGIADSTIIAAQKSPVYKFVKVWKIALPLHPEFRTLPNLFYVPPMLPAMASVDADGVYETVSDSLFAGIDKSRLPMNYLASLFTAGDAEKVRGVMRKLLAVKIHRRDVTVGDLPKQEVEVALKQVHMEGAEADEIFRLTSLATFEERFVIPPAHREEAIEMIESTADAKGEQGFGFTERGQRGA from the coding sequence ATGAATATCAGATCGCAAATATCAATGGTCTTTCACTTGGACAAGTGTATAGGCTGTCATACCTGCTCCGTCGCATGTAAAAATATCTGGACCGACCGCAGAGGCGCAGAATACATGTGGTGGAACAACGTGGAGACCAAACCCGGCACGGGTTATCCCACGAAATGGGAAGATCAGGACATCTACAAAGGTGGCTGGGTCAAGAATGGCAATTCGGTGTCGCTCAAGGGCGCCGGAAAGCTCAAGGGCCTTAAAAATATCTTCCACAATCCGCATATGCCGGTTTTGGAGGACTATTATATCCCTTGGGCCTATAAGTATGAAGATCTTTTTGAGGCACCAGCTGGGAATGATCAGCCGACTGCACGCGCCGTATCGCTGATCACTGGCAAGCCCATCGAGATTCAGTCGGGTCCGAACTGGGACGACGACTTGGGTGGTTCGCCTGACTATGCCCGTCACGACGTCAACTTCAATGCATTGACCGACGCAGAGCAGGAAAGCATGTTCCAACTGGAGCAAATGACGATGCACTACCTGCCACGTATTTGCAACCACTGCTTGAATCCGGCTTGTGTAGGTTCCTGCCCTTCTGGTGCGCTCTACAAGCGTGGCGAAGACGGCGTCGTCTTGATCAATCAGGAGCGCTGCCGCGCCTGGAGAATGTGTGTGACGGCTTGCCCTTACAAAAAGAGCTACTACAACTGGCATACCGGCAAAAGCGAAAAATGCATTCTCTGCTATCCTCGCCTCGAATCTGGTCAGGCACCTGCATGTATGCACAGCTGCGTGGGCCGTATCCGCTACCTGGGTGTGTTGTTGTATGATGCCGACCGCATTGAGCAAGTCGCAAGTTGCGACGAGAAGGACTTGGTGGATACCCAATTGGGAATCTATTTGGATCCGTTCGATCCTGAAGTGATCCGCGAGGCACGCAAAAACGGCATTGCAGACAGCACCATCATCGCTGCACAAAAGTCGCCGGTGTACAAATTCGTCAAAGTCTGGAAAATTGCCCTGCCTTTGCACCCTGAGTTCCGCACGCTGCCGAACCTCTTTTACGTGCCACCGATGTTGCCTGCCATGGCTAGCGTCGATGCGGACGGTGTTTATGAGACCGTTTCGGATTCGCTCTTCGCAGGGATTGACAAAAGCCGCCTTCCGATGAATTATCTGGCCTCGCTGTTTACCGCAGGCGATGCCGAAAAGGTGCGTGGCGTGATGCGCAAGCTGCTCGCAGTGAAGATTCACCGCCGCGACGTGACGGTCGGCGACCTGCCCAAGCAGGAGGTCGAAGTTGCGCTCAAGCAGGTCCACATGGAAGGTGCCGAAGCGGACGAAATCTTCCGTCTCACCTCCTTGGCTACCTTCGAAGAGCGTTTTGTGATTCCGCCTGCACACCGCGAAGAAGCAATCGAAATGATTGAAAGCACTGCGGATGCCAAGGGCGAACAAGGATTCGGCTTCACCGAACGCGGACAAAGAGGGGCATAA
- a CDS encoding vitamin B12-dependent ribonucleotide reductase: protein MKKTSSSENPKTGLEIPRHFTQAGTNPFDLFQYQTVNSTVRDATGQALGEPILVEVPIHWSQLAADILAQKYLRRAGVPQQNGETGSEHSVKQVVDRLANCWRFWGEENGYFSTKADAQAFYDEVTFMLLGQFAAPNSPQWFNTGLFHSYGIEGKSQGHYYVDEKTGKLSKSQSSYARPQPHACFILSVKDDLVNEGGIMDLFVREARIFKYGAGAGSNYSQIRGKGESLEGGGTSSGLMSFLKVGDRAAAAIKSGGTTRRAAKMVCLDLDHPEIMEFIKWKSEEEKKVAALIAAGYSADYEGEAYNTVSGQNSNNSVRIPDAFFKKLQAGGDWELKARTNGATLSKIPAAKLWEEIGAAAWTSADPGLQFDSRINEWHTCPADGPIRASNPCSEYMFLDDTACNLASLNLKPFWNAKDQTLDTVKFAHAVRLWTIVLEISVTMAQFPSKEIAQRSFDYRTLGLGYANLGGLLMSAGLGYDSDEARTITAAITALLTGVSYKTSAEMAQILGPFAAYPRNQASMLRVLRNHRFAAYNATEACEGLTVLPQGIDPAKCPEYLLEAACNAWDGAIQLGEKFGFRNAQTTVLAPTGTIGLLMDCDTTGIEPEFALVKYKKLAGGGYMTMVNQSVRTALGQLGYPLESIQAIEAHIAATGNIEHAKELKPEHIAIFDCANQCGPQGQRFLSAQSHLKMMAAAQPFLSGAISKTVNMPNQSTVAQIKDCYELAWSLGLKACAIYRDGCKMSQPLNTSAQKQEGKAVSELDPQAILEAARQIMAASTDTSFKRELSRIVERKRLPARRAGFTQKAKIAGHTVFVRTGEYNDGTLGEIFIDMHKEGASFRSLLNCFAIATSIGLQYGVPLEEFVEKFTFTRFEPAGMVEHPNIKMATSVVDYVFRMLALEYLQRTDLAHVADESNEMVAHIGQNEPYEGGALKPSSDVVRMSSSDAPPCTVCGHITLRSGTCYKCVNCGTSQGCS, encoded by the coding sequence ATGAAAAAAACAAGTTCATCCGAAAACCCCAAAACTGGTTTGGAAATTCCGCGGCATTTTACGCAGGCCGGTACAAACCCATTCGATTTGTTTCAGTATCAGACCGTTAATTCTACCGTGCGAGATGCCACTGGACAAGCCCTTGGCGAACCGATTTTGGTGGAAGTCCCCATTCATTGGTCACAATTGGCAGCCGACATCCTCGCGCAAAAATACCTGCGCAGGGCAGGTGTTCCGCAACAAAATGGAGAAACTGGTTCCGAACATTCGGTAAAGCAGGTCGTGGATCGCTTGGCGAATTGTTGGCGGTTTTGGGGCGAGGAGAATGGCTATTTTTCCACGAAGGCCGATGCGCAGGCATTCTATGACGAGGTGACATTTATGTTGCTAGGACAATTTGCAGCACCCAATTCGCCGCAATGGTTCAACACGGGGCTTTTTCATTCTTACGGGATCGAAGGCAAATCTCAGGGGCATTATTATGTGGACGAAAAGACTGGCAAACTGTCCAAATCGCAGTCTTCCTATGCGCGGCCGCAACCGCATGCCTGTTTTATCCTTTCTGTCAAGGACGATTTGGTGAACGAGGGCGGCATCATGGACCTCTTTGTGCGGGAGGCGCGCATCTTTAAATACGGTGCCGGGGCGGGTTCCAACTACAGTCAGATTCGCGGAAAAGGCGAATCGCTTGAAGGTGGCGGCACTTCCTCGGGTCTGATGTCGTTTTTGAAGGTCGGTGACCGCGCTGCAGCAGCCATCAAATCCGGCGGAACCACAAGACGGGCTGCGAAAATGGTCTGCCTCGATTTGGACCATCCCGAAATCATGGAATTTATCAAGTGGAAGTCGGAAGAGGAGAAGAAAGTTGCTGCGTTGATTGCTGCGGGTTATTCGGCAGACTACGAAGGAGAGGCTTACAACACCGTTTCTGGGCAAAATTCAAACAACAGTGTTCGGATTCCGGATGCATTTTTCAAGAAACTTCAAGCAGGCGGGGATTGGGAATTGAAGGCCCGCACCAATGGCGCTACCCTGTCCAAGATTCCCGCAGCGAAACTATGGGAAGAAATTGGCGCTGCCGCTTGGACTTCGGCAGACCCGGGCTTGCAATTTGATTCGCGGATCAATGAATGGCATACTTGCCCTGCCGACGGACCGATTCGCGCTTCCAATCCCTGCTCCGAATACATGTTTCTGGACGACACAGCCTGCAACTTGGCTTCGCTGAATCTCAAACCGTTCTGGAACGCAAAGGACCAAACGTTGGATACAGTCAAGTTTGCCCATGCGGTGCGACTTTGGACCATCGTGTTGGAAATTTCGGTGACGATGGCACAGTTTCCTTCGAAGGAAATTGCACAAAGATCATTCGACTATCGCACGCTTGGCCTTGGCTACGCCAATCTTGGCGGCTTGTTGATGAGCGCAGGATTGGGCTACGACAGCGACGAAGCGCGTACCATCACCGCCGCCATCACCGCACTCTTGACAGGAGTTTCCTACAAAACTTCCGCCGAAATGGCGCAGATTCTTGGACCTTTTGCCGCCTACCCTCGTAATCAAGCCTCCATGCTGAGGGTATTGCGCAACCATCGGTTCGCCGCTTACAATGCGACCGAGGCTTGTGAGGGATTGACCGTTTTGCCCCAAGGAATTGACCCTGCAAAATGCCCTGAATATTTGCTCGAAGCCGCCTGCAATGCCTGGGACGGCGCCATTCAATTGGGCGAAAAATTTGGCTTCCGCAACGCGCAAACCACCGTTTTGGCACCGACGGGCACCATTGGACTGCTGATGGATTGCGATACGACGGGTATCGAACCGGAATTTGCCTTGGTAAAGTACAAGAAACTCGCCGGCGGCGGCTATATGACGATGGTCAACCAGAGCGTTCGTACGGCTTTGGGGCAGTTGGGTTATCCTTTGGAATCCATCCAGGCAATTGAGGCGCATATTGCGGCCACAGGCAATATCGAACATGCAAAGGAATTGAAGCCTGAGCACATCGCGATTTTTGACTGTGCCAATCAGTGTGGCCCGCAAGGCCAAAGGTTTTTGTCAGCTCAAAGCCACCTCAAAATGATGGCGGCGGCCCAACCCTTCCTTTCAGGCGCGATTTCCAAGACGGTCAATATGCCCAATCAATCGACCGTCGCGCAGATCAAGGACTGTTATGAACTTGCATGGAGCCTTGGTCTGAAAGCCTGCGCCATCTACCGTGACGGATGCAAAATGTCACAACCGCTGAATACCAGCGCCCAAAAACAAGAAGGAAAGGCAGTCTCCGAACTCGATCCGCAGGCCATTTTGGAAGCTGCGAGACAGATCATGGCTGCGAGCACCGACACGTCCTTTAAGCGGGAGTTGTCGCGCATTGTCGAACGCAAGCGCCTTCCTGCGCGACGTGCGGGCTTCACGCAAAAGGCCAAAATCGCTGGGCATACCGTATTTGTTCGAACCGGAGAATACAACGACGGCACCCTTGGCGAAATTTTCATCGACATGCACAAGGAAGGTGCTTCCTTCCGGTCATTGCTCAACTGTTTTGCCATTGCGACTTCGATCGGGCTGCAATACGGTGTGCCGTTGGAGGAATTTGTCGAGAAATTCACGTTCACGCGATTCGAGCCGGCCGGCATGGTCGAGCATCCCAATATCAAGATGGCAACCTCCGTGGTGGATTATGTCTTCCGGATGTTGGCACTGGAATACCTACAGCGGACGGATTTGGCCCATGTTGCCGACGAAAGCAATGAAATGGTGGCGCACATCGGCCAAAATGAGCCCTACGAAGGGGGCGCCTTGAAACCCTCCTCGGATGTGGTGCGGATGTCCTCGTCTGATGCCCCGCCCTGCACCGTTTGTGGGCACATTACCCTGCGCTCAGGAACCTGCTACAAATGCGTGAACTGTGGCACAAGTCAGGGATGCAGTTAA
- a CDS encoding cbb3-type cytochrome c oxidase subunit I has product MKAPKYPYYFIGLSMICLLACVLMGLTGAFQYVFPALFKSLLSFEKIRPMHTLLATSWILLAAIGGIYFYLHQEGLPIKAVRWRPWLHFELFVGCGLTAAGLYIAGIFGGREYMEFVYPLSAPILLGWLLFAYNYFTAVAQWTKPWPVYFWMWATGVVFFIFTFSESFLWLFPYFRNHIVRDITVQWKANGALVGSWNMLIYGTSIYVMNKIKPDSKSVRGTLPFALFFVGLTNLMFGWAHHTYIVPAAPWVRHVSYLISMTEWLLLARVIFTWKKSLLPETKLLHLMTYKLLYSANVWVFINLAIALLISIPAINYYTHGTQITVAHAMGTTIGINTPLLLASLFLILGQKLKTTQLALSKWGFLIFHGSLGLFFLGLLLAGLIRSRWMNSATGEMFQEMHQASLPGFLMTLVSGLGITTGLALMLWPLWREVIVRIKR; this is encoded by the coding sequence ATGAAAGCTCCCAAATATCCCTACTATTTTATTGGTTTATCCATGATTTGCCTGCTTGCATGCGTGCTGATGGGGCTAACAGGGGCATTTCAATATGTATTTCCAGCGTTGTTCAAATCCTTGCTTTCATTTGAGAAAATTCGACCCATGCATACGCTACTCGCCACGAGTTGGATCCTGCTCGCAGCCATTGGCGGTATTTATTTTTATTTGCATCAAGAAGGATTGCCAATCAAAGCAGTGCGTTGGCGACCATGGCTTCACTTCGAATTGTTTGTCGGCTGCGGTCTGACTGCGGCGGGTTTGTACATCGCCGGAATATTTGGTGGACGCGAATACATGGAATTCGTTTATCCGCTTTCAGCACCAATTTTGTTGGGTTGGCTGCTGTTTGCCTACAATTATTTCACCGCTGTAGCCCAATGGACCAAACCATGGCCGGTGTATTTTTGGATGTGGGCAACAGGGGTGGTGTTTTTCATCTTCACATTCAGCGAAAGTTTTCTTTGGCTTTTTCCCTATTTCCGCAACCATATAGTACGCGACATTACGGTGCAATGGAAGGCGAATGGCGCACTTGTCGGTTCATGGAATATGCTCATTTATGGCACTAGCATTTATGTCATGAACAAGATCAAGCCCGATTCCAAATCCGTCCGTGGCACGCTTCCTTTTGCGCTTTTTTTCGTTGGACTCACCAATCTGATGTTTGGTTGGGCCCATCACACCTACATTGTGCCCGCTGCGCCTTGGGTGCGCCATGTTTCCTACCTCATCAGCATGACCGAATGGCTGCTACTCGCACGGGTCATTTTTACCTGGAAAAAAAGCCTCCTTCCCGAGACCAAACTTTTGCACTTGATGACCTACAAGTTGCTGTATTCCGCGAATGTCTGGGTATTCATTAACCTCGCCATCGCCTTGTTGATTTCCATCCCTGCAATCAATTATTATACCCACGGCACGCAGATTACCGTTGCGCATGCCATGGGAACCACAATTGGCATCAATACCCCGTTGTTGTTGGCTTCGCTGTTTCTCATTCTTGGTCAAAAGCTGAAAACGACGCAATTGGCCTTGAGCAAATGGGGGTTCTTGATTTTTCATGGTAGCCTTGGACTCTTCTTCCTTGGCCTCCTCCTCGCCGGACTGATCCGCAGCCGATGGATGAATTCCGCCACAGGAGAAATGTTCCAAGAAATGCATCAAGCCTCACTCCCTGGCTTTTTGATGACCCTCGTTTCTGGGCTTGGCATCACCACAGGCTTGGCATTGATGCTTTGGCCATTGTGGAGAGAGGTGATCGTTCGAATCAAAAGATAA
- a CDS encoding TerD family protein, with amino-acid sequence MGVNLTKGGNTAIGNIQKFVVGLGWDTNNSDSGQGYDLDASAFMLDASGKVLSNAHFVFFNNKRSPEGVLEAAGDNLTGAGDGDDETIKVDLTNVPANCETISFVVTIHDAEARRQNFGQVRNAYVRIFDAANNEEIVKYDLAEDFSVETAIEFGNLYKRNDAWKFRAVGSGYAGGLLKFCTLYGVSVG; translated from the coding sequence ATGGGAGTAAACTTGACCAAAGGCGGCAATACCGCCATCGGAAACATTCAGAAATTTGTCGTGGGCCTCGGTTGGGATACCAACAACAGCGATTCTGGACAGGGCTATGACCTTGATGCTTCAGCATTTATGTTGGATGCAAGTGGCAAAGTCCTTTCGAATGCGCATTTTGTTTTCTTCAACAACAAGCGTTCGCCCGAAGGCGTGCTCGAAGCCGCGGGCGACAACCTTACAGGTGCAGGCGACGGAGACGACGAAACCATCAAGGTCGATCTGACCAATGTTCCGGCGAACTGTGAAACCATTTCCTTTGTCGTGACCATTCATGATGCTGAAGCGCGCCGGCAGAACTTCGGACAGGTTCGCAATGCCTATGTGCGCATTTTTGACGCCGCCAACAACGAGGAAATCGTCAAATACGACCTCGCCGAGGACTTCTCGGTCGAGACCGCTATCGAATTCGGCAACCTCTACAAACGCAACGACGCTTGGAAATTCCGCGCAGTGGGCTCTGGCTATGCCGGCGGACTCTTGAAATTTTGTACACTTTACGGCGTCAGCGTCGGTTAA
- a CDS encoding c-type cytochrome: protein MKNVHILFLISVLLLSFSACRKETVEVDYIPTPYTLKIPSDFPAMAIPADNPMTVEGVQLGRRLYYDDLLSTNGRSCSSCHLQELGFSHPMAGPGGFGIMAHINIGWNTAFGWHGGESLLDHVPLADLAEGNAFLEANNDSIRVRFARNADYKTRFKQAFGVDIVALDVAQRQEYIAKALGQFIRTQISGNSRFDQFMRSDPNSNFSAAEFRGYQLFFTEKGDCFHCHPYPMMTDGNLYNNGLDGSHNGINIGQFNVTNDSNDIGKFRVPTLRNIGLSAPYMHDNRFATLEEVVGYYNAGVQHSATLAPIMTKPGGHLDLQLTPDEVADLVAFLHSLTDTSFTNNPELRSPF from the coding sequence ATGAAAAACGTCCACATTCTTTTCTTGATATCCGTCCTTTTGCTTTCCTTTTCAGCTTGTCGAAAGGAAACGGTTGAGGTTGACTATATCCCCACACCTTACACTTTGAAGATTCCGTCCGATTTTCCTGCGATGGCCATTCCTGCTGACAATCCGATGACGGTGGAGGGTGTGCAATTGGGGCGGAGGCTGTATTATGACGATCTTCTTTCGACGAATGGGCGCTCCTGTTCGTCTTGTCACTTACAGGAGCTTGGATTCAGTCATCCGATGGCTGGACCGGGGGGATTTGGTATCATGGCGCACATCAACATTGGGTGGAATACCGCATTTGGTTGGCATGGCGGCGAAAGTTTGCTGGACCACGTTCCCTTGGCGGATTTGGCAGAAGGCAATGCCTTTTTGGAGGCCAACAATGACTCGATTCGGGTAAGATTTGCACGGAATGCGGATTACAAAACTCGCTTCAAGCAGGCGTTTGGGGTTGATATCGTGGCACTTGATGTTGCACAACGGCAAGAATACATCGCCAAGGCATTGGGACAATTCATTCGGACGCAAATCTCGGGAAATTCGAGGTTTGATCAATTTATGCGGAGCGATCCGAATAGCAATTTTTCGGCTGCGGAATTCCGTGGGTACCAATTGTTTTTCACGGAAAAAGGCGACTGTTTTCATTGCCATCCCTATCCTATGATGACGGATGGCAATTTGTACAACAATGGCCTTGATGGGAGCCACAATGGGATCAATATCGGGCAATTTAATGTAACGAATGACTCCAATGACATCGGTAAATTTCGTGTGCCCACCCTGCGAAACATTGGACTTTCAGCACCTTATATGCACGACAATCGATTTGCGACGTTGGAGGAAGTTGTAGGCTATTACAACGCGGGTGTACAGCATTCAGCAACGCTTGCGCCGATTATGACCAAGCCAGGCGGCCATTTGGATTTGCAATTGACGCCTGACGAAGTCGCGGATTTGGTGGCATTTCTTCATTCCTTGACGGATACTTCGTTTACGAACAATCCAGAGCTGAGGTCGCCGTTTTGA
- the narI gene encoding respiratory nitrate reductase subunit gamma → MKKLRILFPKYLRLGLVLAFAAMFLPSMQVTAQSGEENFKTLCASCHRTDYTKAVGPGLAGVKEKRGEEWLRKWIVNSKALIATGDAAANEVYAQFNKIDMPGFPQLDDAQLTDLIAYIDAEGAKAGPPPVAAAAPAGGGGAAPAGPNVADPLRAMLGDITTWAIFALILLSFIAYKLSKYGKEQREGRGQHDLPHGPKYLGLHFTFLLVVASCIVWLLVNAFSTGSPMLNNIMFSAFPYLALVTFLIGTIRRYNKRGFTVSSLSSQFLEGKQLFWGSQPFHWGLMFLFFGHLIAFLFPRALMAWNGMPIRLLILEVSSFVFGLSALVGICTLVYRRFASGKLIVVGSKADMLVYVTLLTQIISGLGVAFFVRWGSTWFAAVLTPYLRSLFMLNPDIEAVSAMPWVVKIHIISAFFIIAIIPYTRFMHFLVAPVAYLWRSYQVVVWNYSHKDIRNSSRHTFGKKSRNH, encoded by the coding sequence ATGAAAAAGCTTCGAATATTATTCCCCAAATATCTGCGTCTTGGCCTCGTTTTGGCATTCGCAGCAATGTTCCTCCCATCGATGCAGGTTACTGCACAATCGGGCGAGGAGAATTTCAAAACACTTTGTGCAAGCTGCCACCGCACCGACTATACCAAGGCCGTCGGGCCGGGGTTGGCTGGCGTGAAGGAAAAACGCGGAGAAGAATGGCTGCGCAAATGGATCGTGAATTCGAAGGCTTTGATCGCCACAGGAGATGCAGCTGCCAACGAAGTTTATGCACAATTCAACAAAATCGACATGCCGGGATTCCCCCAATTGGACGATGCACAATTGACGGACTTGATTGCCTATATCGACGCCGAGGGCGCAAAGGCCGGTCCACCTCCCGTAGCGGCGGCCGCACCTGCGGGCGGAGGTGGTGCTGCCCCGGCCGGGCCCAATGTCGCGGATCCGTTGCGCGCCATGCTCGGCGATATTACAACGTGGGCGATCTTTGCCTTGATCTTGCTCAGCTTTATTGCCTACAAATTGAGCAAATACGGCAAGGAACAGCGTGAAGGGCGCGGACAGCACGACTTGCCTCATGGGCCAAAATATCTCGGCTTGCATTTCACATTCCTGTTGGTTGTCGCAAGTTGCATCGTATGGTTGCTGGTGAATGCCTTCTCCACGGGTTCGCCGATGCTCAACAATATTATGTTCAGCGCATTCCCCTATCTTGCCTTGGTGACCTTCCTCATTGGAACCATTCGCCGGTACAACAAGCGCGGATTTACGGTGAGTTCGTTGTCTTCCCAATTCCTGGAGGGAAAACAATTGTTCTGGGGTAGTCAACCGTTTCACTGGGGCCTCATGTTCCTGTTTTTCGGCCACTTGATTGCGTTTCTGTTCCCACGTGCCTTGATGGCGTGGAATGGCATGCCGATCAGGTTGCTGATCTTGGAAGTATCGAGTTTCGTCTTCGGATTGAGTGCCTTGGTCGGAATTTGCACACTGGTTTACCGTCGATTTGCCTCCGGAAAACTGATCGTGGTGGGCAGCAAAGCTGATATGCTGGTGTATGTGACGCTCTTGACGCAGATCATTTCCGGCTTGGGAGTCGCTTTCTTCGTGCGCTGGGGATCCACCTGGTTTGCGGCAGTCTTGACGCCTTATCTGCGGTCATTGTTCATGCTCAATCCAGATATTGAGGCCGTGAGTGCGATGCCTTGGGTGGTCAAAATTCACATCATCAGTGCATTTTTCATCATCGCGATCATCCCCTACACCCGTTTTATGCACTTCCTGGTCGCCCCCGTTGCTTACCTCTGGCGCAGCTACCAAGTTGTCGTCTGGAACTATAGCCACAAGGATATTCGCAATTCCTCCCGCCACACATTTGGGAAGAAGTCGCGGAATCATTGA
- a CDS encoding TerD family protein — MAISLVKGQKISLKKESGAAITQFCAGANWGAHASGRSIDLDLHAALFSEDKQLIEHVYFARLASATNAVYLSGDDTKGDVGGDDGQDNETLTFHLDRLPANCAKVAVFLCSFSKDDFAAVPHADVRIYEGMPGVVHNVVASYRVSTEPSFAGSIVMVMGMFYKHNGEWKFNALGMPTKDSSYTAAIATIRTTML, encoded by the coding sequence ATGGCAATCAGTCTCGTTAAAGGCCAAAAAATCAGCCTGAAAAAAGAATCTGGAGCGGCAATCACGCAGTTTTGCGCAGGTGCCAACTGGGGCGCCCACGCAAGCGGACGCTCGATCGACCTCGATCTACATGCAGCTTTGTTCTCCGAAGACAAGCAGCTCATCGAGCACGTCTATTTTGCCCGTTTGGCCTCGGCCACCAATGCTGTGTACCTCAGTGGGGACGACACCAAGGGCGATGTCGGCGGCGACGACGGGCAAGACAATGAAACCTTGACCTTCCACCTCGACCGGCTGCCGGCGAATTGTGCCAAGGTCGCCGTCTTCCTCTGCAGCTTTTCCAAGGACGATTTCGCGGCGGTTCCCCATGCGGATGTGCGCATCTACGAAGGCATGCCTGGCGTCGTGCATAACGTGGTGGCTTCCTATCGTGTCAGTACCGAACCGAGCTTCGCCGGCAGCATTGTCATGGTGATGGGCATGTTTTACAAACACAACGGCGAATGGAAATTTAACGCATTGGGAATGCCGACCAAGGATAGTTCCTACACTGCTGCGATAGCGACGATTCGCACGACGATGTTGTAG